The DNA segment CTTTATCTCTATCTCCTATTTCTGCTAAACAACATAACGCTTCATTTCGTATCCACTTATCGTTATCTTTTAAAGCATCTCTTAGAACAGGAAATATTAATACCTTTGAATTATCTGGGTCTAAATTTATCAATGACAAAGCTGCCTCTAGACGCACCTTTATATCTTTATCTTGTAAAGCGGCTTTCATCGCAGGAATAGCTTCTTTTATCCCTAAATCCTTAAGAAATATAAAAGCCTTTGCTTTAATTAAAAGAGGTAATACTAATTCTATCTCTCCTGAAAGTGCAAGTGCGCAAGATGCAGAGCCACGTACTTTTTTATTTTCATCATTTAAAGCCTCTTTCAAAGCATTTATAACAGATTTATCCTTTATCCCCCCTAAAGCAGAAGCGGCCTGGACTCGTGCCTCAGCAACTTCATAAGTTTTTAACACCTCAATCAATACAGGTATTCCTCTTGGGTCCTCTGCGCGTCCTAAGTCAAGAAGTCTCATATCTTCATAATCTGGAGGGCATAATGTTTTATCTTTCATTGCCTTTCTTACACTTTTAATAAGAGAAGGCACTTGAGGTTTAAGCTTCTTTCTATAATGTTCTATTAATTCCATTTCTACTTTTGCCTGTTTTTCATCACCTTTATACCTTTTTACTAATTGTTCCCATATTTCTTCTCTTCTAACCTTCCACCATTTCTCTACTTCTTCCTGAGACATTTTCTCATACTGTCTAATCTCTGCCTCACTCATTTTAACCTTTGTTTCTTTCACTTCACTTTTACCTTCAGCCGTTTTCCCACCCATAGCTTGTAACACTGTACCTCCCCAAATCACCATACTTAAAACCACCAAACTCCCTAATACTTTTTTAACCATTTAAAAACACCTCCTCAAGATATTTTGAAATAAATTGAAATAGATAGGAATTTATTGTTTTTTTTACTACCAATTTCTATAAATTTCTACTATATTTCTATCTATTTCTATTATATTT comes from the bacterium genome and includes:
- a CDS encoding HEAT repeat domain-containing protein, translating into MVKKVLGSLVVLSMVIWGGTVLQAMGGKTAEGKSEVKETKVKMSEAEIRQYEKMSQEEVEKWWKVRREEIWEQLVKRYKGDEKQAKVEMELIEHYRKKLKPQVPSLIKSVRKAMKDKTLCPPDYEDMRLLDLGRAEDPRGIPVLIEVLKTYEVAEARVQAASALGGIKDKSVINALKEALNDENKKVRGSASCALALSGEIELVLPLLIKAKAFIFLKDLGIKEAIPAMKAALQDKDIKVRLEAALSLINLDPDNSKVLIFPVLRDALKDNDKWIRNEALCCLAEIGDRDKEAFHLLKEGVNDKDEYIRRTTLRLLERLGRKGNKEAICLIKEGLNDKDEYVRDDALKCLKRLAKEGNKDAISSLKEALKHENRNVREESKQILEKIEEKPK